In Helianthus annuus cultivar XRQ/B chromosome 9, HanXRQr2.0-SUNRISE, whole genome shotgun sequence, the following are encoded in one genomic region:
- the LOC118481672 gene encoding uncharacterized protein LOC118481672 — protein MAPKRHVNTRRSGTNTSDDTPLEALVANAVNAAIAGLVPNLLQQLQQMNHGGNHNGPPPGGNHNGPPPGGNHNGPPPGGNHDRPPLGNNVNPPVSIHQRLAHFQKQKPNSFSTATTPVEAENWIAHIEKLFEVLGVDDVFKVRLATYKLEDDAHRWWKILKSSHGGDNYAATLSWDEFRSLFYQQYFTDADRSEYLREYSSIMQRNNEPIMEFKNRFCRLVSFLGPPLAR, from the coding sequence ATGGCTCCTAAAAGACATGTGAACACTCGTCGTAGTGGGACTAATACCTCAGACGACACTCCTCTTGAGGCTCTAGTTGCTAACGCCGTCAATGCAGCTATTGCGGGTTTAGTTCCTAACTTATTACAGCAGTTACAACAAATGAATCATGGAGGTAACCATAATGGACCACCACCAGGAGGTAACCACAACGGACCACCACCAGGAGGTAACCATAACGGACCACCACCAGGAGGTAACCACGACAGGCCACCTCTCGGAAATAATGTTAACCCTCCTGTTAGCATCCATCAAAGACTTGCACACTTCCAAAAACAAAAGCCGAACTCATTTAGTACTGCTACTACACCAGTTGAGGCGGAAAACTGGATCGCTCATATCGAGAAATTGTTTGAAGTGTTGGGCGTTGATGATGTGTTCAAAGTCAGGCTTGCTACTTATAAGTTGGAGGACGATGCTCATAGGTGGTGGAAGATTTTGAAAAGTTCTCATGGAGGAGATAATTACGCAGCTACACTCTCATGGGATGAGTTTCGCTCATTATTTTATCAGCAGTATTTCACTGATGCTGATCGTAGTGAATACCTGAGAGAATATTCATCCATCATGCAGAGAAATAATGAGCCTATCATGGAATTTAAGAACCGTTTCTGTCGCTTGGTTAGTTTTCTAGGCCCGCCGCTGGCACGATAG